CTAGTCGACACCAATACAGCGTTCCCAGACTTTATTTTCCACATTGGAAAAGGCGACTATCACTACAAACAACATCTACAACCACTCCTACAAAAACTTGATAAAAAAGGCGTCGCGTATGATCTAGACTTACAAGATTACAGTGATCATAATCAAACCGGACAGTATTACGCGCCATTTCTGTTCGAAACAATTTCTAAAATGATTCAAAAATAGGAAGAAGTGAACAAGCATTGAGAGAAACGGTCCAAATTCTAAAAGAACAGGTGCAGCATTTTCATAAAATTACGCGGATTGCCAGGTACGATCAGCGAGCCGCGTATCAGAGTCACTATTTGGGGATGGTGTGGGAAGTGCTTAGTCCAACGCTCCAAGTGCTCATTTTCTATTTCGTGTTTGGCATTCGGATGAACGGCGCGGGATCAATGGCAGAAGGGGTTCCTTACATTGTGTGGATGCTCGCTGGTGTGATACCTTGGTTTTTCATCAGCGCTATCATCATTTCTGGTGCCAATTCGATTTACAGCAATTTGAGTTTGGTATCGCGCGTGAAATTCCCAATGAGCATTTTACCATCGATTACGATTTTTAAATCCCTATATAGTTACGTGACAATGCTCATCATCCTGCTCGGCTTCTTGTTCCTCAATCACATTTACCCGACGATTTATTGGACACAGTTTTTCTATTACTTCGTGTGTATGTGCTTGTTCCTCTATGCCGTGTCCCTTCTAAATGCAACGATTACGATTCTGTTTCGGGATTATCAACTTATGATTGGCTCCGTGATGCGTCTCCTGTTTTTCGTATCGGGCGCCGTCATGGATGTCACCGCGCATCCAGATTCCCTCATGACTAAAATTTTAAAACTCAATCCGATCGTGTACATTATCGAAGGGTTTCGCGATAGCTTTTTCTCACGACAGTGGTTTTTCCAGGAACCTTGGTGGACCGCCTATTTCTGGGGAATGACACTACTCGTGCTCGGCGTCGGATCGGTATTACATCTGCGCTTTAAAGACCGCTTCATGGATTATTTATAGAGAGGAAGAACAAAGATGACAGAAAGCATGGTGTCCGTCTCGCACGTATCCAAACAATATAGCATGATCACAAGCCCTGCAAAACAGCTCCGTGGTCTATTAAAACCAAATCGCGAGAAGCCAGCGTTTCTTGCTTTACGAGACGTTTCCTTTGAAGTTGGGCGCGGAGAAACGGTCGGTCTCATTGGGCTAAACGGCTCCGGCAAATCGACGTTATCCAATATATTAGCAGGTATTATCCAACCATCCCACGGGAAAGTGCACACGGGCGGCGAAGTATCTTTGCTAGCGATTGGAGCAGGACTCAAACCAACGCTTTCTGGCATGGAAAACATTCGAATGAAGTGCCTCATGCTCGGCTACTCCAATCAACAAATTGCCGAGATGATCCCCGCTATTACCGATTTTGCGGACTTACAGGACTTTATCGAGCAACCAATCAAACGTTATTCTAGCGGGATGAAGGCGCGTCTCGGCTTTGCAATTGCCGTCCAGATCGATCCAGACATCCTCATTATTGACGAAGCTTTGTCCGTCGGCGATACCACTTTTTATAAGAAATGTACCGATAAAATCGCCGAATTTCAAGCAGCTGGAAAAACGATTTTCTTTGTCAGCCACTCGCTTTCCCAAGTCAAAACAATGTGTCATCGCATTATTTGGATTCACTACGGGGAATTGAGGCTAGATGGTCCTGCCGATGAAGTAGGACTCGAATACAGCAAATTTGTTCACCGTTTTAATAAATTATCAAAAGAAGAGAAAACCGCGTACCAGCAAAATCTGAAAAAACGTCAAACGAATACAGAGCAGCTAGATCAAGCACATGCTTTTGATCCAAAACAGATAAACGGAGGCATGCGTAAAACAACACTCGTTTACTTAAGTATTCTCTGGCTGTTCACCATATTCAGTGCCTTATTAATGGAATCCACAACATTCCTCACAAAATTGCAGGAATTACTCGCGAGTATTCTTTAAAGGGTGAACATCAGTGATCAAATTTATAAATATAATGAAGGAGGAAACAATAATGAAAAATAAAGTTTTAGTAACAGGTGGCGCAGGTTTTATCGGTTCTCACGTTTGCGAAATGTATCTGAAAGAAGACTACGAGGTACTTTGCGTTGATAATCTGTCATCTGGAAAAGTCGACAACATTTGCCACTTACTTGCAGACGATCGTTTTACTTTTGTGGAAGCGGATATTAACGATACTACAAAAATGCTTGCCATCTTCCAATCGTTTCGACCTACTATTATCAATCATCACGCCGCGCAAAAATCGGTAGTCAGCTCGATAGAAGACCCGATGTATGATCTAGATATTAACCTCGGCGGACTACTCATACTACTACAATGCGTTCAAAAATTCCCAATCGAAAAATTTATTTACGTTTCTTCTGGTGGTGCCTTAAGCAAAGTTATTGAAGGCACAGAAAAATCAAAAGAAAGCGATACCCCTCAACTTATTTCCCCTTACGCCATCACCAAATATGCCGGCGAAAAATATTTAGACATCTATGCGAACACATATGGCTTTGACTACACCGTTTTGCGCTATGCGAATGTTTTTGGACCTCGTCAAATACCAGACGGTGAGTGTGGGGTTGTGCCGATTTTTGTAACGAACATTTTAGCCAATAAACCTTCTGTATTAATGACGTATCCCGATATGCCAAAAGGCTGTACACGTGATTATGTTTACGTTGGAGATGTGGTTGAGGCGAATCGTTTAGTATCGGAGAAGGCAGTTAACACGGTGATTAATATCGGAACGGGAGATGAAATCGCAATTTTAGATATTTACAATACAA
The sequence above is drawn from the Listeria weihenstephanensis genome and encodes:
- a CDS encoding ABC transporter permease; protein product: MRETVQILKEQVQHFHKITRIARYDQRAAYQSHYLGMVWEVLSPTLQVLIFYFVFGIRMNGAGSMAEGVPYIVWMLAGVIPWFFISAIIISGANSIYSNLSLVSRVKFPMSILPSITIFKSLYSYVTMLIILLGFLFLNHIYPTIYWTQFFYYFVCMCLFLYAVSLLNATITILFRDYQLMIGSVMRLLFFVSGAVMDVTAHPDSLMTKILKLNPIVYIIEGFRDSFFSRQWFFQEPWWTAYFWGMTLLVLGVGSVLHLRFKDRFMDYL
- a CDS encoding ABC transporter ATP-binding protein, translating into MTESMVSVSHVSKQYSMITSPAKQLRGLLKPNREKPAFLALRDVSFEVGRGETVGLIGLNGSGKSTLSNILAGIIQPSHGKVHTGGEVSLLAIGAGLKPTLSGMENIRMKCLMLGYSNQQIAEMIPAITDFADLQDFIEQPIKRYSSGMKARLGFAIAVQIDPDILIIDEALSVGDTTFYKKCTDKIAEFQAAGKTIFFVSHSLSQVKTMCHRIIWIHYGELRLDGPADEVGLEYSKFVHRFNKLSKEEKTAYQQNLKKRQTNTEQLDQAHAFDPKQINGGMRKTTLVYLSILWLFTIFSALLMESTTFLTKLQELLASIL
- a CDS encoding NAD-dependent epimerase/dehydratase family protein, which codes for MKNKVLVTGGAGFIGSHVCEMYLKEDYEVLCVDNLSSGKVDNICHLLADDRFTFVEADINDTTKMLAIFQSFRPTIINHHAAQKSVVSSIEDPMYDLDINLGGLLILLQCVQKFPIEKFIYVSSGGALSKVIEGTEKSKESDTPQLISPYAITKYAGEKYLDIYANTYGFDYTVLRYANVFGPRQIPDGECGVVPIFVTNILANKPSVLMTYPDMPKGCTRDYVYVGDVVEANRLVSEKAVNTVINIGTGDEIAILDIYNTILDVFEKDIAITIEGPRAGDVKRSVLANDRAKELTGWTNQVSLKEGLVALREAMLQQQA